GGCAAACCtcctgacagttgtgtaaggatgataactgagtaagtttacaaccttcaataatgtcatttgttattgtatgacctgagacatatatatgcaaataataatggcatgtgtgtatatttatgatttgctgtttttgaagcaaaaaaagattatatccacttgggaaatatgaaagcaacgctgttcccaattttatcacgccattagtaagtgtattcttaataattactcgtatgatttaattaatgtttatgcgagaggttgattatctaattcagctgatttgtgtgtgatttatataatagtctcctaaagcaccagacgacaaacaatgcgccttttacgtttgccagtccatgtaggaggttatcaacagaaaactatctaccatttcgatgcgggttagtgtgatttaaaaaatatttcaggcgtaaattgagttcaattatgtatacttccatgtattatatctattttgattatatatattttgaattgtagtttccacaaatactcaacaaagccccggaATATTCGCCGGAGGACATCAagcagatgagaaatatgtgggccaattatgttacggaaaattcacgtggtaccctcaaactttgccattttgtacgtggtacccaactttctaagtttgtgtacatgataccctatatgtttgattttcatgcacaacatgCCCTTTTTGTCGCTAGAAAAAAATACAATTGCGCATAACTCCGAGACCGGAATTCAGAATCGGccaatttttttttctaatatgATTATCTCTTCATAACctacgatttgagaaaaaaaattgtcgactgaTATTTTATGGGGTTTTTTTAAACGGAAATCTTAAATCAACCATATTTTCGATGATAAACTTCcgaatgaccattttcgttttatcaatttatagatctcgaggagataatcaatttgaaaaaaaaaaattagtcaattccgatttttggtttatgatttatgctcaattgaaaattttaagaacgaTAAAAAATGGCgtgttgtgcttgaaaatcaaatctcaaggataTTATGTgaacaaacttaaaaagttgggtaccacgtacaaaatggcaaaattcgagggtaccacgtgaattttccgattatgttatttcattagcgaggtctcaatagttttctcataCTTTATGTatgagtgtgtatatatagatccattgtgtattggtttcttttgttttctcaatagcagttgtgttttggctgttgatcatcctgtttgtactgtttttaaactgggtttaattgatagcggggtgtaatattttgatacaggattgaatttttgcactgCACAACTGCTGGAATGCTGTTTTTCAACAGCAGCTGAAAAAaaagcatttcagcagctgctagaacaggctaaaatcattttttttaaataaaaaataaaaaataaaaacgataacggttaaaaacaacccgttggaaacaattatttgacaacggttttatttagataagtaaccgttgacatattttccctctcattcaaaccgccaaaaatataagataacgaacgataaccgttgtcgagttcaaaacttttacaacggtttatttaagcagaaccgttgacaaaatttcatcaatataaatagataacTGTTACATACTACTgttgtcaacagatgaatataacaacggttttgcacgcaataaagtcgttgttaaattttgacattcaattaaataagataacgaaatgaaccgttatcatatataatatttaacaacggttttagaacgataagacgttgtcaatattaaactacgacaacggatttgaaaccgtttttaagatttaacaacggtttcttaaaagattttataacggttcttgatgttatataacagtcgcgtgttatttgtacaaccgtggtatatatttaacaaccgtcgttgcaataacggtcccgtatttctatttaaaaacggtaatttgcattatttgaccgttattggatgtcttatttggcgtagtggtagttagaatgttattggtcaaactatagaagtacatttgaatgtgaaccaaattccgacaCAATACTACATGGTTAGGGCTGATTACgaccccccccccctcctctctctttctttctttctttctctctctctctctctctctctctctctctctctctctctctctagcaatagtcttggcttccatcttctcatttgaaacaaaatatttcacacagacccctatttttcttccctattcacacccatgatctaaaacaatcacATCTCTTGTCTTCCCTATTCACAcccatgatctaaaacaatcacatcccttgaaagatcaatccttgtctccgaaacttatctcaaatttatccaaccaagtgaaaaaaaaaaactaaactcCTACTTCTATAAAAATCCACCAttcaatggaaactaacccttactctcgacaatgttgtttttttaggaaaataaaaccaatatgaagtttatatgtATGATACTTGGAACtgggagtttttagattttgttcattaatacttgtttgtttttcaattggtcaaggaaaacaataatatctactttgcataatcaactcaatgatacAACAAATCTCTTTCTTtagaataacaacaataatttaatcattgttgggtcaaatggtagttacgtaaaaacatttacaggtagctaaatattatatctcccggtcaaactataaacgtacctttgaatgtgaactaAATTCCAATGCAATACTACATGGTTgggctgcttatgacaccccctataacaatagtctttgacccccccccccccccaatcttCTCAtctgaaacaaaatctttcaagCAGACACCTATTCTTCTTCCATATTCACACAaacgatctaaaacaatctcatcccttgaaagatcgatccttgtcttcgaaacgtctctcaaatttatccaaccaagtgaaaaactaaacctctacttctagaaaaatccacgaTCCAATGAAAACTAGCTCTTgttctcgacaatgttgttagaattaagattttactttaatctGGATTGATTGGGTCAggattaagtttatcagtatgatcttttgaggtttcttgttattgtTCATGTTACCTATATATTTTAATGtaagcgatattttgctgataaataaccttatttattatcaatatcctcgttaaactcattaccccccacaaatgcaccctccctccaccccactaatttacccgcaaaataaaacatcaaccagtgtgattagttcttactacttgaaacaacctccaattcactaccactatcactacctttctgctaCGTTTTACATTTAAGAAATAAATCACATTCAtctccatgaaacaccaatctttGCTCTAGATGATATGGATCCCCGTCAAAAATTGTaaaatatttaattaattttcatttctaataggaaacttatattcctaattataatagaaaaattgtaaataattaatgaTCTCCTAATTTTAAtgttaatagtataattagaaaaaaaaaagcctcctttagttatatatatatatatatatatatatgagatctaatgagtccacccaAACCCATTGAGttcataagtcctctttaggacccttaaaaagataggatgaagggttgagattgaaagagAAAAAGGGAGGATTAGTGCAAAAATTAGGGGATTAATGCTAATTAAatactttccctcactaccttcactaatcaaaccctaatttcactataaaacccttctttttccactcacttctctctcctatcacacaaatatcatccCTCAATCTCTCTAAAAgccaaaaaaaatccaaaaaattcaaaaaaccaaaaaaaaattccCTCCTCTCATCCTCACCATCACCGACCACCCCACCCTACTACCCCGACCtgtcaaccaccaccaccaccacgaaattcaaaaaacccaaaaaaatttcCAGATCTGATTACCACCGTCCCGACTACCACCCTGACCACCACCACCATTCTCCCTTACGCACACCATTTCGACTACCACCCTGACCACCACCACCATTCTCCCTCACGCACACCATCCCGACCTCCACCACGAATCTACCATGACCATCAACAGgagcaccaccacaacaacacccACATCGCCTTCTTCAACCGCAACTGTCATTCTCGCCTCCCACCACCGCAACCACCAAGCCACCAccctttctgttttttttttcagatctgccTACGCAACCACCATGTACCGCCCGACGCCACCACAACAACACAACTTTTCACTCCTCTCCTTCTCCGTCGACCAACAAACCGTTCCACAACAACCCCCCACCACCGTCAACCTCCAACCACCACTGCCACCTGTTACTGTCGCCCTCAGTAAGCCGCCACAACCGCCCCACAACAACCCCACCACCGTAAAATGGTTGTTGTTCTGAGGGTTGTTTTTCAGATCTTAATATTAatcggtttttgaattttttgtttaaagctgttttatttttttaaaaagaatGGTGGTGGGTTTTTTATCTTTAAAAAAAGAATGGTCTGATTTTGGGCATGATTTGTTTAGTTGCACATCTTGTTGTTGCTAAGTACCAAAGTCAACATTAATATTAGACGCCAGTGATCCGAATGCCAACTCTTGTTGCTAAGTAACTTTAGAATCGTGTTTATAAAGtgaaatttttttattaatttttttctttttttttagctTAGATCTGTTTTTTTTAAAGGATGGGGTGGTTGTTAATTTATTATTGATGTTGGGTTTTTGCTTTTTTTagatcttattttatatttttatattgcAGATATCGTTTTGTGTATTTTTTCAGATCTCGTCTTGTTAATATTTGTTGGTGTTATTGTTAATTTACATTTTACACTCGtattattttacatttacacttgtagtattttacatttacactcttattattttacatttacactcgtattattttacatttacactcgtagtATTTTACATttacattcattttttttttttaaaattacactcattttcagatttacacttctactatattaaagttacactcattttcagatttacacttacactcatattttattaaatttacactcatatttctttaaaattacactcatattttttacctttacactcgtatttctgtacatttacactcatatttctttacatttacacgcatttttctttttttacactcttatttctttacaattacactcatatttctttacatttacactcataatttttacatttacactcaaatttctttacatttacactcgtatatctatacatttacactcgttaaatttatatatatttgcactcatatattttcgtggatatgagttggtggtggaggacgacggtggtggtgtttgttggtagtcggactaaagttttactcttaaaaggaccaaagttacacttataaaggaccaaagtcacactcaaaggaccaaatttacactctaaaaccttcaaatttacacttaaaatactacatttacactcgaaaaacatcacatttacacttttaaaatgttaaaattatataaattcaaaatttccgtcacaaaaaatcaaatttacactcttaaaattttacatttacactcgtaaaacatcaaatttaaacttgtaaaatgttaaaattatataaattcaaaatttccgttataaaaaattaaatttacactcttaaaatattacatttacactcgtaaaacatcatatttacacttataaaatgttaaaattatataaattcgaTATTTCCgttacaaaaaaatcaaatttacactcttaaaattttacatttacactcgtaaaatatcagatttacacttgtaaaatgttaaaattatataaattcaaaatttccgtcacaaaaaatcaaatttacactcttaaaattttACATtaacactcgtaaaacatcagatttacacttgtaaaatgttaaaattatataaattcaaaattttcgtcacaaaaaatcaaatttacactcttaaaatattacatttacactcgtaaaatatcagatttacacttgtaaaatgttaaaattatataaattcaaaatttccgtcacaaaaaatcaaatttacactcttaaaatattacatttacactcgtaaaacatcagatttacacttgtaaaatgttaaaattatataaattcaaaatttccgtcaccaaaaatcaaatttacactcttaaaatattacatttacactcgtaaaacatcacatttatacttgtaaaactcatacaacattacatttacacttctgaaatctgaaactcaaaactgattaaataggggctagagagagaaagaaaaattaattagtgtagagatatttgattagtggtaattttttttggtatttttcaatctcaaccacccatctcaatccaaccatccacatttttttccttttctttttaatagcccttaatcaaattcatctcaaccatccattgagtccatccaatggcccttagtgGGACCTATGGACTCAATTGAAGAGAatgactcattagaactcctatctctctatatatatatatagagagagaggtGAGTTCTTATGAGTTCACCATAtgccattgagtccctaagtccctttaagggccattggatgagaAAGTGGATGGTTGAGATAGATGGAAAATGGATGGATTAAGGACtattaaaaaaaaaggaaaaaatgtggatggttagattgaaattgatggttgagattgaaattaacaaaaaaaatatttcactaatctaatttctatacactaattaatttttctttctctctctagcccctaattaatcagttttgagtttcagatttaaggagtgtaaatgtaatgttgtatgagttttacaagtgtaaatctaaCACTTTACtcgtgtaaatgtaacattttaagagtgtaaatttgattttttgtgacggaaattttgaatttttataattttaacattttacaagtgtaaatttgatgttttacgagtgtaaatgtaacattttaagagtgtaaatttgattttttgtgacggaaattttaaatttttataattttaacattttacaagtgaaaatttgatgttttacgagtgtaaatgtaacattttaaaagtgtaaatttgattttttgtgacggaaattttgaatctatataattttaacattttacaagtgtaaatttgatgttttacgagtgtaaaaataacattttaagagtgtaaatttgttattttgtgacggaaattttgaatttatataattttaacattttacaagtgtaaatttgatgttttacgagtgtaaatgtaacattttaagagtgtaaatttgattttttgtgacggaaattttgaatttatataatttaaacattttacgagtgtaaatttgatgttttgcgagtgtaaatgtaaatattttaagagtataaaattgatttttaggcaattttctaattaaaattttgaatttatataatcttaacatgttaccaagtgtaaatgtgatgttttacgagtgtaaatgtagtattttaagtgtaaatttgaaggtctacgagtgtaaatttgaaggtttaagagtgtaactttggtcctttgagtgtaactttgttcctttacgagtaaaactttagtctgactaccaacaaacaccaccaacgtcatcgtccaccaccaactcatatccacaaaaactatgagtgcaaatctatataatttgagtgtaaatgtacagatatacgagtgtaaatgtaaagaaatatgagtgtaaatgtaaaaaatatgagtgtaaatataaagaaatacgagtgtaacggtaaagaaatacgagtgtaatctgaaaaaatgcgtgtaaatgtaaagaaatatgagtgtaaatgtaaacaaatataagtgtaaatgtaaagaaatgtgagtgtaaatgtaaagaaatatgagtgtaaatgtaaagaaatatgagtgtaaatgtaaagaaatgcgagtggaaatttaaagaaatacgagtgtaaatttaaagaaatatgagtgtaaatctaataaatatgagtgtaaatttaaagaaataccagatctgaaaaatgaaaaaggaacccaacaaaaccagatctgaaaaaatatataacaagacaTTTTTTAATAACACGAGATTTGAAAATTTataaaacaaacccccacaaccAAACAAAACACCACCTTTTTATATTATTAAAACCAGGGGCGGAACCAGGAATCGCAACTACCCCGGgctaaaattaaaattataaaattttatattttatataaaaattttaaCTAGTCGTATACATTAGGAGCCAAAAAAAAGTGGGGGCACACACGCCCTACACCACGTAATTTACATAACTAACTAAATTTTACTCTACGAGATCCACTAAGTTCAAATTCGGATACTACATCATCATTATTGATACTATCCGCAAATGTCCTTTCAATGTAAAGCACCATcaaatcatcaagaaattcatCATTCATCTTATTTCTCAGTTTGCTTTTGACGATGTTCATACTTGAAAATGCTCTCTCCGTTGTAGCTGTTGAAACCGGAAGAGTCAAGATAAGACAAATTAATCGATAAATCATAGGATAAAGCCAAGTCTTATCGAACTCAAACATCCGGCGACACAAATGAGATACTGAAGTTGTATTTTTAAATCTTGAATCTTTTTGAACATCTGCAACAAAGAACCCACACTCTAAATCAAGAGCACGTCTATCATTTAAAGAAAAGTCTTGAGGATAATACTTCTCTGCAAGTTTGTACACATCTTCACGCTTGAATGCTCGAAAATTGTGACGTGGATCAAATGAAGCACCGAGAGTAAGAATCTCCTTAGAATTTTCCGTAAATCTGCTATCAAGTTCTGACAACTGAAAGTCTATCACACAATAAAATATGTTAAATCGATAATAACATTCATTTGTGATATCCTTTTCACAATCCCTTCTACCTTTCTTGTAAGGAGCGGTCATATCTGGCATAGAAATATCATGCTCACAGCAAAATGTTGTAACCTTCTCGATTAAATTATCCCAACCTTTGTCTCTCAAATCTTGAAGTTTTGTTTTGACAATTGAAACAGAGTGTATAGCATTTAGTATGTCAATGTCCTTTTTTTGCAATGTTTGACATAAAAAATCGGTAGTTCTCATGATATCATGCATCATATGTAAACAATACACAAAATCAAATTTTTTCAAAGCCTTACCGACTGCCTTAGCTTCTCCTTGCACTTTGTCTACTCCATTCAAATACAAATCATCGATAGTTGATTGGGTAGCTTTGAACAATTTAAGAAGACTTGAAATAGAGCGCAAGTGTAAACCCCAACGAGTAGCTCCTGCTCTTTGCAAAGTGGTAGCTTGATTCTTTCCCGACCCCGTCTCAAGTGTACCCGCGGCTACTAAATCTGAGATTTCTTCTTCTCGGCGAGCTTTTAACATTGAATGTCTTTTAGCGGAGGAATCGACAAAGTTAACAATCATAGTAAGAGTAGAAAAAAACTGCCATACATCATGTACTCCTTTAGCAGCAGCATTCAAAGACAACTGTAACCGATGAGCAAAACAGTGCACATAATATGCATATGGACATTCTGTTTGAAACAAAGCTTGCAAACCATTAATTTGACCACTCATATTGCTTGCACCATCATACCCTTGGCCTCGTATATTTTCTAATTGAAGGTTATACTGAGCAAAGACCATTATTATCTTATCCATTAAAGTTTGAGAACAAGTGTCAGTAACACTGACCACGGTGAAAAATCGTTCTCTAAGTATTCCTTCACGATCAACAAATCGAATAATTATTGCCATTTGCTCCGTATTTGACACATCAAGAGCTCCATCAACAAGAATTGCGAATTTAGAATCTCCTATTTCATCACGAATCATAGACCGAACTTTGTTGCCAAGAATATTTGCAAGTTTCTTTTGTATATCTTTGGAGAGTTATACTTGGCATTTTGTGGAGCTTTGTCTATTACAGCTTTTATATCACTGTTCAAACCTTTAAAAGAATCCAATACCGCGTCAAAATTGCCACCATTGAGAGAAGTTGCTGATTCATCATGACCCCTAAAAGAACATCCTTGTCGTGCTAACAACCTTACAACCGCAATAGAAGCGACAAGACGGAGTCTATTTCTTGCTAATTCTTCTGAAGATAGTCTGTTAATCACTTTCTCTATATGTCTAGAAGGATTCCTCAAATTTTCCCACTTGCGTACTGAAGCATTATGTTTTGACATCACGCCTTCTAAATGAAATAAGATGCCCGATTTTTTAGACATCACATTCTTCCAACCATTAAATCCATCTTCAGTGAAAGACGGATGTCGGGATGGGTATTCATCAAATAAGAAACAAGGGAAACAATATGCTTTATCTTTCTTAAGTGAATACTCAAGCCAATTCCACTCTTTATACCACTTGTGACAAAATCTTCGCCCCTGACTTCCATCCCAAGTACTTGGATAGCCTGCTAAATAAGGTTGACAAGGTCCATATACTACATAAGCTCTTCGAACAGTATCACGCTCATTTAAAGGATATGTACCTATAGGACGACGTATTCCAGGATCTCGTTCAAGTGATGAAGTATCGTAATTTTCATGTTCATCATTTTCAATTTCAGCCAGATCATTTTCAATCTCAGTTTCTTCCTCTTGCTCATTTCCTATCTGAACCTCTTCCTCTTGCTCATTTTCGATCTCAGCCCAAGCTCCTTCCTCTCGCTCATTTCCAATCTCAGCCCCTTCCTCAATCTCAGCCCCTTCCTCTTGCTCTTGCTCATTTTCCATCTCAACCCCGTCATCTTGTTCATCTCTTAGATCAACCCCTTTACCATCTTGTTCATCTCTTATATCAACCCCTTTATATTGCTCGTCTTTTTCTTGGTCAATTGATGAAGTACCACTTTTATAAAATGAGAATAAGGTCTTATATCTTTTGGGACTCCGATTATCCGTCATTATATTTCATTTACCTATATCACATTATGAAATGTATGAATATCGATCCAATAATACAAAAGATAGAGGTGTTTGGCACTAAGATTCATctcaaaaataataaatttatcaAATACATACCCCACAAGAGTCACCACCATGTTATAATAACGAACCAAACAACTAAATACAAATTAAATATGTAAAGTGGTATAAAACAAATGAAGAATCCACTACTGAAATCTAAGACAGTAATAGAGTATTCAGTTTTCTCAAACTAGTGCTTACTCAGTAGGCCAGTGGCCCAGACGCCCAGTACTCAGGAAAAACCCCTTCCTCTGATCTTGTTTTGTACTACTGACCATTTACAGTTTTGTCGTATTAACTAGTGTAGTTTTGCCGTATTAATGACTTAGTGTATTAGCTATTTAGCTGTGACTTGTGAGGCCTGTGAGTCTGTGACCATTCACCATTCCTCTTTCTAAAACTACTTGTCCAAAACTGCAAATCAAAATCTTATTTATCTAACCCTAATCAATCAATAATGAACTACAACCAATTCATAATAGAATAAATTGAAAAAATCAGTGTTTAAGTCACCAATTATCAATGAAGGATCAAGGCTGCAAGCCTGCAACTTTATAATATTAGCATCCGGATTTCGGATTTTCGGTCATCCCATAATCCCAACAGTTCAACAATTTAATTGCAGTACATAAAAATACAAAATAATGGATTCATATTCATCAATTCATGTGATATAACAGATATTATGTCTAATTTGATTTTGGGAATTTGAGAAGTATAAAGGTATAAATGTATAATTGaattacaaaagaaaaataaTGAACAATTTGAGTAGAAATTACCAAAAACGACTGGATGATGGTCGGAATCAGTACCGGCGACGTCAGTGGTGAACTGGTGGTCGGTTGGAATAAGTATCGGCGCCGTCAAGACGATGGACGGTGACTTCGATCGAAATTAGATAAATAATGTGAAATAATTGGGGAGTTCTCACTTGTGGTCCTGATAGCGTGTTTCTGttctgtatttttttttttttttttctggaaaGTATCTCGGGCTTTAGCCCAAGAAGCCCCAGCCCAGTTCCGCCCCTGATTAAAACACTACTTTTTCAACTAAAAAAAACGACACAAACATGAGCAAAgacaacaataaaaaaacaagagAACAGcccaaaaaaacataaaaaaaaaataaataaataaaaaacacaCCAAATACTACCCGACTTTCCTCCACCAACACACCACTACCATCCTCCATACGAGGGAGGAGAGAAGCGACACTCGGCAGCCAGGCAGACGGCAATGGTGGTGTCGACTGGTGGCTTTATTGTGCCGGGGTTTTCAgatcttatttttctttttcttttttttgcgaTGGCCGGATGGTGGTGGTTTGTGGCTGGTGCGTGGTTAATCGACGGCAGACAAAGGGTGGTGACGTGcgatagatctgaaaaaaaaagaaagggtggTGGCTTGGTGGTGGTCGACAATGGTGGAGAAAGGGTGTCGGGTTGTGAGAATGTGTGGGCCGTCGTTATTGGTGTTGGTGTGGCAGTCGTGGATCTGGTTTGGTGGTTGGGATGGTGGTGGGGTCGCGGATCTGGTGGTGCCGTGGAGCAGTATTAGTTGTTAGGTGATGGTGGTTTgttgggtggtggttgttgttgcgGCTGGGATTTTTGTGGGATGGTAGGGTGGGGTTTGTCGTGGTGGTGGTCGGGAGTTGTGGTGGGTCTGGGCTGTTTTGGGATGGTAGGGTGGGGTTTGTCATGGTGGTGGCGGCTGACAGGTCGAGGTAGGGTTGGGTGGGGTGGTCGGTGGTGGTGAGTAAGAGAGGAGGGAATTTTATTTTggggttttttgaatttttgggagtttttttgttttattaattttttggtttttagagagataggatgaatgatattttgtgagataggagagagaagtgagtggaaaaagaagggttATATAGTGAAATTATAGGGTTGATTAGTGATAGTAGTGAGGAAAAGTGATTAATTAGCTTCAGTCCCCTCCATTTAGCATTAATCCCTCCATTTTCCCTTTCAATCCCAACCTTCCATCTCATCTTTTCAAGGGTCCTAAAAatgacttatggactcaatgtaaAAATGTGGACTCACTAgagatctctctctctctctctctctctctctctctctctctctctctctctctctctctctctacatatatatatatatatagtaataagatcaaatgagtccacctcttacatttgagtccataagtctcattgtgagcctttggatcttggaaatggagggcttagatgagaacccaaaaattaaggttaatgctctaatttGTCCATCtccctctaattttctcattaactacattaatcctcctcatctttcattcaccaactcattatcacatctcctcattctctctctatatctcacttctccatattctctccaaaaaaaccaagaaaaaaaaaacccaaaaaaccaaacaaataaaaaacccaaaaaatccaaataaatcatttactcatcttttcctcattcaccatccacctaccaccacccaccggaaaccaccacagtcgccaatcgccgccgccgccgccgccaccaccgcCGTCGCCGCCGCCTCCCCggcgtcatttttttttttttttttttaaacttgatgtttgggtattctttttatttttttggttgtttttttctccttatatcgtcttgctatattatattgttttaaatttgtg
This sequence is a window from Silene latifolia isolate original U9 population chromosome 8, ASM4854445v1, whole genome shotgun sequence. Protein-coding genes within it:
- the LOC141594855 gene encoding uncharacterized protein LOC141594855, which codes for MIRDEIGDSKFAILVDGALDVSNTEQMAIIIRFVDREGILRERFFTVVSVTDTCSQTLMDKIIMVFAQYNLQLENIRGQGYDGASNMSGQINGLQALFQTECPYAYYVHCFAHRLQLSLNAAAKGVHDVWQFFSTLTMIVNFVDSSAKRHSMLKARREEEISDLVAAGTLETGSGKNQATTLQRAGATRWGLHLRSISSLLKLFKATQSTIDDLYLNGVDKVQGEAKAVGKALKKFDFVYCLHMMHDIMRTTDFLCQTLQKKDIDILNAIHSVSIVKTKLQDLRDKGWDNLIEKVTTFCCEHDISMPDMTAPYKKGRRDCEKDITNECYYRFNIFYCVIDFQLSELDSRFTENSKEILTLGASFDPRHNFRAFKREDVYKLAEKYYPQDFSLNDRRALDLECGFFVADVQKDSRFKNTTSVSHLCRRMFEFDKTWLYPMIYRLICLILTLPVSTATTERAFSSMNIVKSKLRNKMNDEFLDDLMVLYIERTFADSINNDDVVSEFELSGSRRVKFS